tctatgaataatcacacaaactatagatgccctctccacattgcacaacactattgtaactctaccaaaatgtaaactgtaagccattttgaaccgaaatgtgtttttggataatagtgggatacaagaacgcataagtaaataaataaaatatgtaataagttgaaaccaattaggttaatctctgtttcccctccccccccccccccaagcagccatcatccagtacactcaaaataTAGTAAGCAAACCCATGAGCTGCTACATCCTcttcgttctttattgttggtgtcCAGTAAAGGGCAGCATGAGCCTGCAAAGCGTCTCCTGGACTTCTGCAACTACCCCAATTTTACACTTGCAAAGACTTGCAAGTTCCACCTTCCAACACTTACTGCCTTCGATTCTCTAAATCCAAGACCTTTATTGTAATGTTACTGCAGTTTTCAAAGCCTATTATCACTTATCCTTTTAACTGCTTTGAATAGAATGCTATACACCATTCTGTACATGtagtggtacaatcattggttacTATAATATTGTATATCTGGGTTTATCAAAACAATTATTGAGAAAAATTCAGCCCATTCAGAATGTGGCTGTATATCTGATTTtctttctcttaaaaaaaaaatcagagaggATTACACCTTACTTCattaagctacactggcttcccttAGAAGCTAGGGTGTTGTTTAAACTAGGATGTCTATTATTTAAGACCATATGTGGTTTAATTCCTCAATATATGACCTCTCTTGTATTTTATTTGAGATCTGGACAATATTACAATACTTgaagtttattttcattttggcaAATGCAACGAGTTGGTTTACACAGtaccatagtaaatgacggcagataaagacctgaatggtctatccagtctgcccaacaagataaactcattttacatggtatgtgatacgttatatgtatacccaagttttgatttgtccttgccattctcagggcacagaccgtagaagtctgcccagcactgttcttgtattaaagttctgaagctaacgccgaagccccttaaattttacACTCCAGTTCATCCCTATCTAttctcagggcgtagaccgtagaaatctgcagCTCAGGTTTTGTGTCTGTAAAAAGATTAGATGTTTTACTTTCTTGTCCAAACTGGGGTTCCTTTTCAAAACCATATTGGTATTGTGTAGCAAATTCTACTGTCATCAtttgaagaaagaaaaacaactttCGCTAAAATGACAAATTCCTCATTTGTTCCATGTTCTTCAGTAGAAACTTATTGCCTGTCTGTCTAgctattagggggtccttttactaaggtgtgctgaatgGGCCacactagtgtaggtgcgtgttttgggcgcgtgcatatccatttttcagtgcgcttttataaaaggcctttttaaaatttttgctgaaaatagacgtattgcaaaataaaaattgacacgtgtccattttgggtctgagaccttaccgccagccattgacttagcggtaaggtctctcacgttaactgtgcggtaatcgcctactctcatcaagtcggagttaccgcccgattttcgccgcgtaccagaaaataaaatatattttctggcgcacgtagcagACGTGCATTAAAAATTAAACTGCCacatgggccacatggtagccgggcaataactccaaattgacgcgtgttgggcacacattggtgcctccatgtggcttagtaaaagggcccctaacacaTTACCAGGACTCGAAATATATTGTGCTGCCATTACCCCTCAAAGCGATCCTGCAGAATATATACATGTCACACATTTTTGGGTAAGGccatgcttagcaagttatgagAACAAGGGAATTATCCATTTTAAAATGTAAGGCGAACTAAATGTACAGCAAAGGTTATATGATGGAATAAGGGAAGctattcttaaaaaaacaaaaacaaaagtgcagtagGAAAGGGTCATTTAAATCAGCaattctcaaccctctcctggaggcaacCTATccaagtcaggtttttaggataacctcaatgaatatgcatttacATTTATTGCAGATCCTTTGTATGTCAATcctgtctcatgcatatgcacTGTGGTAATCCTCAAGaggagggttgagaagcactgatgtaaatattatttcatttaaatgAAATATTCAGATTTTAGCACTAAAATAAAAGGAAGTCCTTTCAGATGCTGAGGCTGCAAAGTAATATTTCCCAATTCACTGTGCACAAGCCTGATAATGAATGAAATACACTGGAAAAAAGGCAGATGAAAGATGGTGTTGTAATATAAATACACAGGTAAATGtacatacataaatatataatacaaagattataataaaaatcatttaGCTATTTTAATAGCAGCAGAAATTGTGTTTGCTATGAGGGCAAGAATAGATGATTCTGCACTGTTCACCCTTTCATACTCCTAAATCCAACACAAATCATTAagttatagcatcctcatttctCTACTACAGTAAACAAGAATAGTCATAAGTATGTGACTACATGAATATAACCACTCTTCTGATCGTAGCAGGCAGACTCAGTATCTGATGCTGCATCGATTCtcctcactggctcccactaattCCAAATTCTAAGATGTTGAGTGAGCTCTGAAATCACAGTTTCTTAGCCACTCATAGGAGAAGCTCTTAAAAGTTACAGCCAGAACCTGAGATTTGCTTTTTGTAAAGTTGTGACTGGTCTCTTCATAAGCATGATAAGCTCCAGGATTTATTTCCTGGGAATGCAAAATGTTCACATACATACTTTAGAATCAAAATAGGTTTCAACACAATAAAGTGTTGTTATTCAGTACGACTGCATTTATGAAAATAAACCAAATTTTAGTGCTATAAAAGGGCTGCTGGCATAACGCCACCTACACTTGTTTCTAGACCAAGTCTGGGGTATTCAGCCAATCCAAAAGtagacctagggccctgtttactaaggtgcactagtgtttttaacacgctaaacactagagtcgcccatatgttcctatgggtgacagCATTTAGCATATGATAATCagaacacgctaaaaacgctagcacgcttaGTGAACAGGGCTCCTAGTGTGGGGTCTGCCTGTATCACCTTTACTGGAGTTACAGGATGAATTTTAAAATTTCAGTTTTCTATTTTTCCCTGTTAGGAATATAACATTAGCTTCATTAATTAGTGttcagtttgtttttctttttttctttacttttactGGAACCAGTTAAGATTAGACACATTTCCCGAAAAGTCTTGCTTAAGCTAGGATGGATAGTTGCTTTTTGGAAACAGCCTCACCATTTGACAGTCAGCTTTACTCAATACGGTGATGTCAGTCACAACTTCTAGacatcggggggaggggggggaggggggagagaagaaattacTGGCCCCACATACAGCAGGCACAGATATCGTTCATTGGCTTATGAATAGGTGAAAGTAGACAGCACCATGGGTTTTATAacccagaaaaacaaaataatggaAATCCTGGAATAAAGTGCTCTGAAACTACTCTGGCATATAGTTTACTTTGTACTCTATTGTTCATTACACTAAGGTTTGTTTTCAAGTTCATTAGAGGAAACCGATGAGAGTTGCTGTAAAACCACCATCTTTTCCATATGCTTAATGTCATGTTACCACCTTAAGTGGAGAGAGCAGTGGAGTGTGAATCTTTCATGAAGTTTGAGTTGTGTGCCTTTCTCTCCCGGTGAGTTGAGGCATATCATAAGTTATGAGTAACAATGCAGTTACTGCAGCATCTTCCGATAACAGGAAGGGATTAGGTATTTCTGTGCAGATGAAGGTTTCTCTTCCAGGGGAAGGTCCTTTTCTGTAGCATCCAGAAGCTGTTGCATGTAACAGGATGTACCCAAGAGCATATGGCCAGTGGCTTGCATGGTGAAAAGTCCCCACCGTAATGCTTCTCTACAAAAATAAGAGTATgaaaagaaatgttaaaataaaaaaaggttgtGACTGGTCTGAAGGGAAGGACAGTGACCTTGTAAATCTGTAAACAGCTATATTTTTTATATACAGGAGGGAGAAAATAAAGCCTCAATTCAAAAGCAACGTCCACTTACTTCATGATCCTTTTAGCTCCGTAACACTGCAGATTGTAGGACAATGTGTAAGTGCCATACAATGTAGCTTTGACATTTAAGCAGCCGATGAAATCACGGGGATTCATCTTATAGAGGTCAAAGGTGACACGAGCCAAATCGATCCTGTGAGGCTTATTGGAGGCTAGGAATTGGTAACCAGCATTCTGTGGATATGAAAATAGTGTTAGTCTTTCATGCTTAGAATACCCATCtcgaaagaaagagggaagaataATTAAGCTACTCTTCTAAATTTACAATTACATAGAACTCTGGCTCTGAGGTCAGCCATTCCAGGCAAATAATAATTCATAATCCAGAGGAAGAAGCTTGATTTTGTCCAGGTACAGATTCAAAAGCCAAGCTATTTATAACCTAATTTTGCTGGTACTGTGAACCTGAATGAGTGTGCTGCATCTCTCAAGGCATTGCTTACTTCATTTGGTCTCCATTTCTGCCCCTTTTCAAGCACCATTAAAACAGATCCATTATCCAGGGACTGGAAAAACTCCTCAGTATCAACATCTGTCCCATCCTCATCTAGAACCAGAGTGAAAGTACCAGTAACCAGTAGAGCTTGCTGCACCTGAAGATACAAATGAGAAAGAATAAGAAAGAGATGGGTAAGAACGAGCGAGAACGCTGGGAACTAGAAGAAAATAGAGACTGCGACAGCAATGTGAAATAGTGAAACAGATATAGACCCACTCAGGTCCATAAACCTAAATATGGGCCTTTTCACTCAGGCCACGGGTGACTGTGGTACAGAGTATTTGATGAGGTCGACCATGGCTGCATGTGCTGTAGAAAAGGCCTAGGGAAACAGGGAAGGCAAGTCTGCCTCACTGAAAGCTCCTTTCAGCCAAGAAGCAGCCCTGCTGGTCATTTCAGAGGAGAGGCTCCTGCAGCCTTCAAGCCATTGAGAGTCTGTGTGTGCTGCCTGAAGCACagtcagtacataagtattgccacactgggacagaccaaaggtcgatcaaacccagcctcctgtttccaacagtggcaaatccaggtcaaaaatacctggcaagatctccaaaaagtacaaaacattttatgctgcttatcccagaaataagcagtggatttttccaagtcaatttaataatggtctatagacttttcctttaggaagctgtccagacctttttttaaaccctgctaagctaaccacctttaccatattctctggcaacaaattccagagtttaattacacgttgagtgaagaaacattctctccaatttgttttaaatttactactttgtagtttcatcacatgccccctaatcctagtattttttggatagagtaaacaaacgattcatgtctatccgttccactccactcattattttatagacctctatcatatttcccctcagctgtcttttctccaagctgaaagggATGGGAGAAAACAGGTGGTAAACATGACAGATCACGGGAAAAAAGACAAATAGTAAAGTATAGTAAAAACCATCAGAGGAAGAAAAACTAGAAAGTCTGAAAGAAGGTAAcagagaataaaagaaaaaaaaagatcttaaCTAAGGGAAGAGAAATTATAAAGGGAATGAGACAAGGAGACAGAGAATGTGAAATACATGTGATTTATGATTGCAGAATGGGGGCAAATCATTAGCGAAACAGGCCCTAGGAGCTGCTTTTGTTCTCACCTTATCGAGGAGGTCACTCAGGCTGTCAGCCATGATTCCTTTCTTAACACTGCGGTCCCAGTTACTGACACGATAAGGTCGCACTTTAGTAACAGGACCTGAGAACAGCTGCTGAGTCATAGAGGCACTGACAGAAACACACCTAGCAAAAGCAATAAGGGAGTCAGGAAAATGGTGGTTGACTAACATTTGCTAATCCTCTACAACACAGATGGATGGGGGTTAGTGAGGGATAACAGTAGTACTTAGTATATAAACATAGCAATTTGTTAAggcaaagcccacctcttcccccattctctgtctctgtggattacactctcatcctccctgtctcatcagctcataaccttggggtcatctttgactcctctctctctttctctgcacatatccaacagactaatAAACCATgtcctttctttctctataatatcaccaaaatttgtcctttcctttctgagcacactaccaaaacccttatccacattcctatcacctcttgcttagactactgcaacttgcttctcacaggtctcctctAAGCCACcgttctccccttcaatctgttcaaaattctgctgctcagcttatattccaccagtgtcgctatgctcatattagccctctcctcaagtcacttcattgtctCCCTGtctatttccacatacagttcaaattcctccctattgacttacaagtgcattcactctacagctcctcagaacctctccactcttatctctccctacactcctcccaggaaactctgttcatcaggtaaatctctcttatgtatacccttctcctccactgccaactccagactccgttccttttatctcgctgcaccatacgcctggaatagacttcctgagtcagtatatcaagctccatctatggatgtcttcaaatctaggctaaaagcccaccttttggggctgcttttaactcctaacccctattcacttgttcagtacccatgtctgtttttatCATTCCCTccttaagtatttcccttattAGTCCTGTTTGTCAtgattagatcgtaagctctgtcgagcagggactgtctcttcatgttcaagtgtacagcgctgcgtacatctagtagcattatagaaatgataagtagtaaagtTACAGCCCCACTGACTAGTGGCACTGTGCAATGGACACAGCGTTCTTAATGTATATGAAAAGTCAGAGCATCATTTGATAACTGCCTGGCAAGCAGTAAAGAAGAAGTGGTGACCCAACACAACACAGAAGTCATCTTACTTGGAGATGGACTTGGGAGAAAGAAGGCTCAAAGACTTCATGGCATACTCCATCTTTGTCCGTAATACTAGCTGTGACCTGCAAGAcaacaacagatgtacagatcagttcCTGTAGATCCACATGAGTTCCTCTCAGAGATGTTCCCTCTGAACTGAAATACCTtatggcagtgtttcccaaacctggtcctggaggcaccctagccagtcaggttttcaggatatccacaatgaatattcatgagagagatctgcatgcagtgaagACAGTGcttgcagatctgtctcatgaatattcattgtggatacctgcttggctgggatgcctccaggaccaggtttgggaaacactgcctgaTGATATGAGCAGTGGATTACAGAATACTTCCTGCCAGCTATGGTGGGAGAGACAAAGAGATGCATTATGGATCATATTGATGGGGGGATAGGGTATATCAAAGTACTAGGCAGCCTTTTACCACCCCCAGCATCTTGGTATTCTaggtgactattgggctcattttcgaaagaggaggacgcccatctttcgacataaattggaagatgggcgtccttctcacagggtcgtccaaattggcataatcgaaagctgattttggacggccccaactgctttttgtcgcagggacaaccaaagttcaagggggcgtatcggaggtgtagcgaaggcgggacttgggcgtgcctaacacttggacgtcctcgacccataaatcgaaagaaacaaggacgtccctgaagaacacttggacaactttacctggttgtgtttttcttacgaccaaggcacaaaaaggtgcccgaaatgaccagatgactaccggagagaattgggggtgacctccccttactccccccagtggtcactaaccccctcccaccctcaaaaaatatctttaaaaatattttgtgccagcctctatgccagcctcagatgtcatactcaggtccatcacagcagtatgcaggtccctggagcagttttagtgggtgcagtgcacttcaggcaggtggacccaggcccatacccccctccccacctgctacatttgtggaggaaacagcaagccctccaagacccaccacaaacccactgtacccacatctaggtgccccccttcaccccttagagctatggtagtggtgtacagctggggatagtgggtttggggggggggggctcagcacacaaggtaagggagctatgtacctgggagcaatttatgaagtccactgcagtgccccctagggcacccaattggtgtcctggcatgtcagggggaccagtgcactacaaatgttgtcTCCTCCcccgaccaaagggcttgcatttggtcgtttctgaaatggacgtccttggtttcaattaccgccgaaaatcagaaacgaccaaatctagggatgaccaaatttcaggatttggacgtccctgaccatattatcgaaatgaaggatggacatccatcttgttttgaaaatacgggttccctgcccctagatcgggacgttttgc
This is a stretch of genomic DNA from Microcaecilia unicolor chromosome 6, aMicUni1.1, whole genome shotgun sequence. It encodes these proteins:
- the CIDEC gene encoding cell death activator CIDE-3 isoform X2; translation: MEYAMKSLSLLSPKSISKCVSVSASMTQQLFSGPVTKVRPYRVSNWDRSVKKGIMADSLSDLLDKVQQALLVTGTFTLVLDEDGTDVDTEEFFQSLDNGSVLMVLEKGQKWRPNENAGYQFLASNKPHRIDLARVTFDLYKMNPRDFIGCLNVKATLYGTYTLSYNLQCYGAKRIMKEALRWGLFTMQATGHMLLGTSCYMQQLLDATEKDLPLEEKPSSAQKYLIPSCYRKMLQ
- the CIDEC gene encoding cell death activator CIDE-3 isoform X1 translates to MSAESQLVLRTKMEYAMKSLSLLSPKSISKCVSVSASMTQQLFSGPVTKVRPYRVSNWDRSVKKGIMADSLSDLLDKVQQALLVTGTFTLVLDEDGTDVDTEEFFQSLDNGSVLMVLEKGQKWRPNENAGYQFLASNKPHRIDLARVTFDLYKMNPRDFIGCLNVKATLYGTYTLSYNLQCYGAKRIMKEALRWGLFTMQATGHMLLGTSCYMQQLLDATEKDLPLEEKPSSAQKYLIPSCYRKMLQ